Proteins found in one Salinimonas lutimaris genomic segment:
- a CDS encoding beta-ketoacyl-ACP synthase III translates to MSNYSRIIGTGSYYPSEVRTNADLEAMVDTSDEWITDRTGIKERRIIGADETAATMGAQASRHALDAAGLKASDLDMIVCATTSGRYALPSTACEIQQILDIDGIPAFDVAAACAGWCYALSVADQYVKSGMAKRILVVGTDCLSRLIDPADRSMVILFGDAAGAAIIEASDEPGILSTHIQAAGSYKDLLYVGNPTRGDEASVHENWGVMRGNEVFKVAVTKLSEIVEQTLAANNMDKSELDWLVPHQANFRIIKATAKKLNMSLDQVVLTLEKYGNTSAATVPTALDAAIRDGRIKRGQNLLLEAFGGGFAWASALVRY, encoded by the coding sequence TTGAGTAACTATTCAAGAATAATCGGGACGGGCAGTTATTACCCCAGCGAGGTGCGTACCAACGCAGATTTGGAAGCCATGGTAGATACCAGTGATGAGTGGATCACTGACCGTACCGGAATTAAAGAACGTCGCATTATTGGTGCTGACGAAACCGCTGCTACGATGGGCGCACAAGCCAGTCGCCACGCACTGGATGCCGCTGGCCTGAAAGCCTCAGACCTTGACATGATCGTGTGTGCCACCACTAGCGGTCGCTACGCACTACCGAGTACCGCCTGCGAGATCCAGCAAATTCTGGATATTGACGGTATTCCTGCCTTTGATGTAGCGGCGGCGTGTGCCGGTTGGTGTTATGCATTAAGTGTTGCCGATCAGTATGTAAAATCAGGAATGGCCAAACGCATTCTGGTGGTCGGTACCGACTGTCTGAGCCGGTTGATTGACCCGGCAGACCGGTCCATGGTGATCCTGTTTGGTGACGCCGCCGGCGCTGCCATTATCGAGGCCAGCGATGAGCCGGGTATATTATCTACCCATATTCAGGCTGCCGGCTCTTATAAAGACTTATTGTATGTGGGCAACCCGACTCGTGGTGACGAAGCGTCAGTGCATGAGAACTGGGGCGTCATGCGCGGCAATGAAGTTTTCAAAGTTGCGGTGACCAAGCTGTCAGAAATTGTTGAGCAAACGCTGGCAGCGAATAATATGGATAAGTCTGAGCTGGACTGGCTGGTGCCGCATCAGGCTAATTTCAGAATTATCAAAGCTACCGCGAAAAAATTAAATATGTCGCTGGATCAGGTTGTACTGACCTTGGAAAAGTATGGCAATACTTCAGCGGCAACAGTACCAACCGCACTGGATGCGGCGATTCGCGATGGCCGTATTAAGCGAGGACAGAATCTACTGCTGGAAGCGTTCGGCGGTGGTTTCGCCTGGGCCTCTGCACTGGTACGCTACTGA
- the fabD gene encoding ACP S-malonyltransferase: MTRTAFVFPGQGSQAPGMLGDLAADFPVITETFQQASDALGYDLWDLVQNDTEGKLNETHITQPALLTASVAIWRVLNEKGVKADYMAGHSLGEYSALVCAGVLDFADAVKLVEARGKFMQQAVPAGAGAMYAIIGLDDATIADICQQTAIATGDVVAPVNYNSPGQVVIAGEKNATEQAGNACKEAGAKRALPLPVSVPSHCELMRPAADQLEEALASITLNAPTTAVINNVDVKAEDDPARIRDALIRQLYCPVQWTASVETLASEGIQNVLEIGPGKVLTGLIKRIDKSLTASAVNTVDSINAL, encoded by the coding sequence ATGACTCGTACAGCCTTTGTATTCCCAGGTCAGGGCTCTCAAGCGCCTGGTATGCTGGGCGATTTAGCTGCTGATTTTCCGGTTATAACGGAAACCTTTCAGCAGGCTTCTGATGCATTAGGTTATGATTTGTGGGATTTGGTACAAAACGATACCGAAGGCAAACTGAACGAAACCCATATTACTCAGCCTGCGCTGCTGACCGCCAGTGTTGCTATCTGGCGTGTGCTGAATGAAAAGGGCGTGAAAGCTGACTATATGGCCGGTCACAGTCTGGGTGAATATTCTGCTTTAGTGTGTGCCGGTGTACTGGACTTTGCCGATGCAGTGAAGCTGGTTGAAGCACGGGGCAAATTTATGCAACAGGCGGTTCCGGCAGGCGCTGGCGCTATGTATGCCATTATTGGTCTGGACGATGCCACTATTGCTGATATTTGCCAGCAAACGGCGATCGCAACCGGTGATGTGGTTGCTCCGGTGAATTATAATTCGCCCGGCCAGGTGGTCATTGCAGGCGAGAAAAATGCCACTGAGCAAGCCGGTAACGCATGTAAAGAAGCCGGTGCTAAGCGTGCTTTACCCCTGCCGGTCAGCGTACCTTCACACTGTGAACTTATGCGTCCGGCGGCTGACCAACTGGAAGAAGCTTTGGCAAGCATTACGCTAAACGCACCGACCACCGCAGTTATCAACAATGTTGATGTGAAGGCTGAGGATGATCCTGCACGCATTCGCGATGCCCTGATTCGTCAGCTTTACTGCCCGGTGCAGTGGACTGCCAGTGTTGAAACACTGGCCAGTGAAGGCATACAAAATGTGCTGGAAATTGGCCCCGGTAAAGTACTGACGGGCCTTATTAAGCGCATTGATAAGTCGTTAACTGCCTCAGCAGTAAATACTGTTGATAGCATTAACGCGCTATAA